A stretch of Falco rusticolus isolate bFalRus1 chromosome 2, bFalRus1.pri, whole genome shotgun sequence DNA encodes these proteins:
- the TMEM50B gene encoding transmembrane protein 50B, with the protein MAGFLDNFRWPECECIDWSERRNAIASIVAGVLFFTGWWIMIDAAVVYPKPEQMNHAFHTCGVFSTLAFFMINAVSNAQVRGDSYSDGCLGRTGARIWLFIGFMLMFGSLIASMWILFGAYVTQNTNVYPGLAVFFQNALIFFSTLIYKFGRTEELWG; encoded by the exons ATGGCAGGATTCCTAGACAACTTCAGGTGGCCAGAATGTGAGTGTATTGACTGgagtgaaagaagaaatgccaTCGCTTCAATCGTTGCAGGTGTATTG tttttcACAGGTTGGTGGATAATGATAGATGCTGCAGTAGTTTACCCTAAGCCAGAACAAATGAACCATGCGTTCCATACCTGTGGGGTGTTTTCAACACTAGCTTTTTTCAT GATAAATGCTGTATCAAATGCACAGGTGAGAGGAGACAGCTACAGTGACGGATGTTTAGGAAGAACAG GTGCTCGTATCTGGCTCTTCATTGGCTTTATGTTGATGTTCGGTTCACTTATTGCTTCAATGTGGATTCTTTTTGGAGCGTACGTTACACAGA ACACTAATGTTTACCCTGGATTAGCAgtgtttttccaaaatgcattgATATTTTTCAG taCTCTGATCTACAAGtttggaagaacagaagagTTATGGGGATGA